Proteins co-encoded in one Setaria viridis chromosome 9, Setaria_viridis_v4.0, whole genome shotgun sequence genomic window:
- the LOC140221188 gene encoding uncharacterized protein: MVMYVVLTIYVPYFEDSEKDLDRLIECIFPNLNANMTKDYITSRAILSTRNDWVDNINMKMIGMFQGGKMVYHSFNSAIDDLHNYYPSEFLNTLTPNGLPPHLLKLKIGCPITLLRNIDPANGLCNGTRLVIRGFQRNSIDAKIVLGQHAGKRVFLSRIALCPSDDEMFPFQFKRKQFPIRLNSIPNVGVYLPHLVFSHVLTVYELPSFFCDDIGPFFDSCIQTLVYFVDVNMGDAHGPSARGTSPAASVLGGV; this comes from the exons ATGGTGATGTATGTCGTCCTGACGATATATGTCCCATACTTTGAGGATTCTGAGAAAGATCTTGACAGGTTGATTGAATGCATCTTTCCAAACCTCAATGCAAACATGACCAAGGACTACATCACCTCCAGAGCGATTCTATCCACACGTAATGATTGGGTGGACAATATTAatatgaagatgatcggcatgttccaGGGTGGGAAGATGGTGTACCATAGTTTCAACTCCGCGATTGATGATCTGCATAACTACTATCCGTCGGAGTTCCTTAACACATTGACTCCCAACGGGCTACCTCCACATTTGCTAAAGCTCAAGATCGGCTGCCCGATCACATTGCTTAGGAATATTGACCCTGCAAATGGACTGTGCAATGGTACAAGGCTGGTGATTCGAGGCTTCCAAAGAAATTCGATCGATGCTAAAATTGTGCTGGGACAGCATGCTGGAAAGAGGGTTTTCCTTTCTCGAATAGCATTGTGCCCctctgatgatgagatgttCCCATTCCAATTTAAAAGGAAGCAGTTCCCTATTAGGCTCAACTCTATACCAAATGTGGGTGTGTACCTGCCCCACCTTGTGTTCTCTCATG TACTAACAGTTTATGAATTACCAAGTTTCTTCTGCGATGACATCGGGCCATTTTTTGATTCAT GTATTCAGACCCTGGTGTATTTTGTTGATGTTAATATGGGAGATGCACACGGCCCGTCCGCACGCGGCACGTCGCCCGCAGCGAG CGTGCTTGGTGGAGTCTGA
- the LOC140221189 gene encoding uncharacterized protein — translation MWRIYDIDLNKNHPPVQQLQLHLPDMHMVTYHKWDKIKWVVKRLGADESMLTAYFDYNRLHEEARGILATSYRDLRTVDGVFLPFFREAAERRGLIEEDNTLDECLTENSLFHMPSSLRRLFTTILVFCKLNDVFGLWTKYLDAMSEDYRRNNPNPNMVEQIVLIDIRNMLQSMGKDIRSFPLPKIDDAYDNASGIPRGIFEEASIDQNSKDVGLSDSLNEEQRASYEEIMSNVDTEQGGLFFVDGPGGTGNTFLYRALLGTLHSQNKLAVATATSGVASL, via the exons ATGTGGAGGATATACGACATTGACTTAAACAAGAACCATCCACCAGTGCAGCAGCTACAGCTTCATCTTCCCGACATGCATATGGTTACATATCATAAATGGGACAAGATCAAATGGGTTGTCAAGCGTCTAGGTGCCGACGAGTCAATGCTGACAGCGTACTTTGACTACAACAGGCTTCATGAGGAAGCTCGAGGAATCTT GGCTACTTCATACAGGGACCTGAGGACTGTTGACGGTGTGTTCCTGCCCTTCTTCCGTGAAGCTGCGGAGAGGCGAGGCCTAATCGAAGAAGATAATACACTCGATGAGTGTCTTACTGAAAATAGTTTGTTCCATATGCCATCCTCATTGCGTAGGTTATTCACGACAATATTGGTATTCTGCAAGCTGAATGATGTGTTTGGGTTGTGGACAAAATACCTTGATGCAATGTCAGAAGACTACAGGCGCAACAATCCAAACCCAAATATGGTGGAACAGATAGTTTTGATTGACATTAGGAATATGTTGCAATCAATGGGGAAGGACATAAGGTCGTTCCCTCTCCCAAAAATTGACGACGCATATGACAACGCTAGTGGTATCCCTCGCGGGATATTTGAGGAGGCAAGCATTGACCAGAATTCAAAAGATGTGGGACTATCTGATTCCCTAAATGAGGAGCAGAGGGCTTCCTACGAAGAGATAATGTCCAATGTCGACACCGAACAAGGCGGTTTGTTCTTTGTGGATGGACCTGGTGGCACGGGAAATACATTTTTGTACAGGGCACTTCTCGGAACCCTTCATAGTCAGAACAAGCTTGCCGTTGCTACAGCTACATCTGGTGTCGCAAGTCTATAA